The Flavobacterium commune genome contains a region encoding:
- a CDS encoding GntR family transcriptional regulator yields the protein MEKFLTKEMVDEGVSFTISLSENSRIPKYKQIVDSIINNISTGKLQMDQKLPSINMLSEEFYLSRDTVEKAYNILKKRKIITPIRGKGYYVTRTKLIAKVNVLFLINKLSSYKMRIYNSFINSIGGNSQTDLHIYHCDQTLFLNLIDKYLGGYDYYVIMPHFKSDDLTHFSSGEGVLQAINKIPKEKLVILDNNKGIEDSVIEVCQDYENDIYGALKQGLAKISRYNKLILIYPESSVYPYPRRILNGFKRFCVDSGLEYEVLREVYDDIVLKKGDLFITIEESDLVSLVKQIRDKDFELGREIGVISYNDTPLKELLGITVISTDFKMMGATAASMILNKESGKIKNPFNFIDRNSI from the coding sequence ATGGAAAAGTTTTTGACAAAAGAAATGGTTGATGAAGGAGTTTCCTTTACAATAAGTTTAAGTGAAAATTCGAGAATCCCAAAATACAAACAAATTGTAGATTCGATAATTAATAATATTTCTACAGGCAAATTGCAGATGGATCAAAAGTTACCTTCTATCAATATGCTGAGTGAGGAATTTTATCTTTCCAGAGATACAGTTGAAAAAGCCTATAATATTTTAAAAAAAAGAAAGATTATTACTCCTATTAGGGGAAAAGGCTATTATGTTACCCGTACCAAATTAATTGCAAAAGTAAATGTGCTTTTCCTGATTAATAAATTGAGTTCCTATAAAATGAGAATTTATAACTCTTTTATTAACAGTATTGGAGGGAACTCTCAAACCGATTTACATATTTATCATTGTGATCAGACGCTGTTTTTAAATCTTATTGATAAATACCTTGGGGGTTATGATTATTATGTAATTATGCCTCATTTTAAATCAGATGATTTAACTCATTTTAGTTCGGGTGAAGGGGTGCTACAGGCAATCAATAAAATTCCGAAAGAGAAATTAGTTATTTTAGACAATAACAAAGGTATAGAAGACTCAGTAATCGAAGTTTGTCAGGATTATGAAAATGATATTTATGGTGCTTTGAAACAAGGTTTAGCAAAAATTTCAAGATACAATAAACTAATTTTAATTTATCCCGAAAGTTCTGTTTATCCTTATCCAAGACGAATTTTAAACGGTTTTAAACGTTTTTGTGTCGATTCAGGATTGGAGTATGAAGTTCTTAGAGAAGTTTATGATGATATTGTATTGAAAAAAGGTGATTTGTTTATTACCATAGAGGAATCTGATTTGGTGAGTTTAGTAAAACAAATCAGAGATAAGGATTTTGAATTAGGAAGGGAGATTGGTGTTATTTCATATAACGACACACCGTTGAAAGAGTTGCTTGGAATTACCGTAATTTCAACCGATTTTAAAATGATGGGAGCCACTGCTGCCAGTATGATTTTGAATAAAGAATCCGGGAAAATTAAAAATCCATTTAATTTTATTGACAGGAATTCTATTTGA
- a CDS encoding prolyl oligopeptidase family serine peptidase produces the protein MNNEPRIVVIEFKKMMNKMNKTLFGLVLFLGLSINGFSQESAAFPLWDKIPGVIKNETYKEEARLDTQGNRTGIRKVVEPTLMPFLVENKSGKNPAVIICPGGGYSVLSIDKEGINVAKWFNSIGVSAFVLKYRLPSDEIMKDKTVGPLQDVQEAIRTLRRNPAKWNLDETKIGVMGFSAGGHLASTASTHYLDKVYDSKGEISARPDFSMLIYPVISMENGITHNGSKESLLGKTASADLIAKYSNENAVDEKTPPTFLVHATDDHAVPVENSINYYMVLKKNKVAAEMHLYQNGGHGFGLGTKGTHTDWSASLEHWLVANKIIAEKSVYLFSYFKGNGEDGLHLAYSEDGYKWLSLKKDASFLTPEVGKDKLMRDPCIIKGGDGLYHMVWTVSWTDKGIGYASSKDLIHWSKQEFLPVMAHENGTRNTWAPEITYDEVNKEYMIYWASTIVGKFPETQSTEDSGYNHRIYYTTTKDFKTYSPTKLLYEPGFNVIDSSILKDGKGYIMFLKDETKVPAQKNLKVAYSDKLTGPYSKASAPITGNYWAEGPTAIKIEGKWLVYFDKYRDHKYGALKQTDNGWEDVSDKMVFPSGIRHGSVFEVPKSMLEQLMKE, from the coding sequence ATGAATAATGAACCGCGTATTGTAGTAATAGAATTTAAAAAAATGATGAATAAAATGAACAAAACACTATTTGGATTGGTACTTTTTTTAGGATTGTCCATTAATGGATTTTCACAGGAAAGTGCAGCATTTCCCTTGTGGGATAAAATTCCCGGAGTTATTAAAAATGAAACTTATAAAGAAGAAGCCCGATTAGATACTCAGGGCAATCGAACAGGAATCAGAAAAGTAGTAGAGCCTACTTTAATGCCTTTTTTGGTCGAAAATAAATCGGGTAAAAACCCAGCGGTTATTATTTGTCCCGGTGGTGGATATTCGGTTTTGTCTATAGATAAAGAAGGAATCAATGTGGCAAAATGGTTTAATTCTATTGGCGTTTCGGCTTTTGTTTTGAAATACCGTTTGCCATCGGATGAAATCATGAAAGACAAAACTGTTGGCCCATTGCAGGATGTTCAGGAAGCTATCAGAACATTGCGAAGAAATCCTGCAAAATGGAATTTGGATGAAACAAAAATCGGAGTTATGGGATTTTCTGCCGGAGGGCATTTGGCTTCAACAGCATCCACGCATTATTTAGATAAAGTATATGACTCGAAAGGAGAAATTAGTGCCAGACCTGATTTTTCAATGTTGATTTATCCGGTAATTTCAATGGAAAATGGAATTACTCATAATGGTTCGAAGGAAAGTCTTTTGGGAAAAACAGCTTCGGCTGATTTGATTGCTAAATATTCGAATGAAAATGCAGTTGATGAAAAAACGCCGCCAACATTTTTAGTTCATGCTACTGATGATCATGCTGTTCCTGTAGAAAATAGTATTAATTACTACATGGTTTTAAAGAAAAACAAAGTAGCTGCCGAAATGCACCTGTACCAAAACGGAGGTCACGGTTTTGGATTGGGAACAAAAGGCACACATACTGATTGGTCTGCTTCTTTAGAACATTGGTTGGTAGCCAATAAAATAATTGCTGAAAAATCGGTTTATCTTTTTTCATATTTCAAAGGAAATGGAGAAGATGGTTTGCATTTGGCTTATAGCGAGGATGGTTACAAATGGCTATCTTTAAAAAAAGATGCTTCGTTTTTAACTCCCGAAGTTGGAAAAGACAAGTTAATGAGAGATCCTTGTATTATTAAAGGTGGCGATGGTTTGTATCACATGGTTTGGACGGTAAGCTGGACCGATAAAGGAATTGGATATGCTTCTTCTAAAGATTTGATTCATTGGTCAAAACAGGAATTCTTGCCTGTCATGGCTCATGAAAACGGAACTCGTAACACCTGGGCTCCCGAAATTACTTATGATGAGGTGAATAAAGAGTACATGATTTATTGGGCAAGTACCATCGTGGGGAAATTTCCTGAGACACAATCTACTGAAGATAGCGGTTACAATCACCGAATTTATTATACAACCACAAAGGATTTTAAAACTTATAGTCCAACAAAATTGCTGTATGAGCCAGGTTTTAATGTGATTGATTCTTCGATTTTAAAAGATGGTAAAGGCTATATAATGTTTTTGAAAGACGAAACAAAAGTTCCTGCTCAGAAAAACCTAAAAGTAGCTTATAGCGATAAATTAACAGGGCCGTATTCAAAAGCAAGTGCTCCAATTACGGGGAATTATTGGGCAGAAGGGCCAACAGCTATTAAAATTGAAGGGAAATGGTTGGTGTATTTTGATAAATACCGAGATCATAAATATGGTGCTCTGAAACAAACCGATAATGGCTGGGAAGATGTTTCGGATAAGATGGTTTTTCCATCAGGAATTCGTCATGGAAGTGTTTTCGAAGTACCAAAATCAATGCTTGAGCAGTTGATGAAAGAATAG
- a CDS encoding right-handed parallel beta-helix repeat-containing protein: protein MKFKILIAVVFLNSFFCLAKEFYVAPSGNDTNDGAIKTPVETIKRAQELASSGDTVFIRGGVYTMREDHIAQQKSIWAFVTKLDKDGISYLAYQNEKPVFDYKNIKPAGKRIIAFLVDGNNIHIKGIEVVGVQVTLKKHTQSECFEVRGSNNKLEQLSMHDNMAIGVYMLSGSNNLVLNCDAYNNWDSVSEGGKGGNTDGFGCHLEKGSINNVFRGCRAWFNSDDGFDLISNAEPVIIENCWAFYNGYSTGFIGRADGNGFKIGGYGAGKRPYNDLIENYAPIPKNTIRFCLAVKNKQSGFYANHHLEGNYWQNNTAYLNKRNYNMLNCVALNPTDFGTDGPGWNHEMVNNLGFRAISEELTNIDKSRCILKNNYFDLSQITISAADFLSLDEKLLMAPRQADGSLPDIDFLKLAPSSDLIDAGVTIGFPFKGKAPDLGCFEQK from the coding sequence ATGAAATTTAAGATTCTAATTGCAGTAGTTTTTTTGAATAGTTTCTTTTGTTTAGCAAAAGAATTCTACGTCGCTCCTTCAGGAAATGATACTAATGACGGAGCAATTAAAACTCCGGTTGAAACAATCAAAAGAGCGCAGGAATTAGCCAGTTCAGGTGATACCGTTTTTATAAGAGGCGGAGTTTATACCATGCGGGAAGACCATATTGCACAACAAAAAAGTATTTGGGCTTTTGTTACCAAATTAGATAAAGACGGAATTTCGTATTTAGCCTATCAAAATGAAAAACCTGTTTTTGATTATAAAAATATTAAACCTGCTGGAAAGCGTATTATTGCTTTTTTAGTCGATGGGAATAATATTCATATAAAAGGAATTGAAGTAGTAGGCGTTCAGGTAACACTTAAAAAACACACACAATCCGAATGTTTTGAAGTTCGTGGAAGCAACAATAAGCTGGAACAATTAAGTATGCACGACAATATGGCTATTGGAGTTTACATGCTTAGTGGTTCTAATAATTTAGTTTTAAATTGCGATGCTTATAATAATTGGGACTCGGTTTCCGAAGGCGGAAAAGGTGGAAATACCGATGGTTTTGGATGTCATCTTGAAAAAGGAAGCATAAATAATGTTTTTAGAGGTTGCCGGGCTTGGTTTAATAGTGATGATGGTTTTGATTTGATTAGTAATGCTGAGCCGGTAATAATTGAAAATTGCTGGGCTTTTTATAATGGCTATTCTACCGGTTTTATTGGGCGTGCTGATGGAAACGGTTTTAAAATTGGAGGCTATGGAGCAGGAAAGAGACCTTATAATGATCTCATAGAAAACTATGCTCCGATACCTAAAAATACAATCCGATTTTGTTTAGCCGTAAAAAATAAACAAAGCGGATTTTATGCGAATCATCATTTAGAAGGCAATTATTGGCAAAACAATACGGCGTATCTGAATAAAAGGAATTACAATATGCTCAATTGTGTAGCTTTGAATCCAACAGATTTTGGTACTGATGGGCCGGGATGGAATCACGAAATGGTTAATAATTTAGGTTTTAGGGCAATTTCAGAAGAATTGACTAATATTGATAAGTCACGTTGTATTTTGAAAAATAATTATTTTGATTTATCTCAAATTACGATTTCAGCTGCTGATTTTTTAAGTTTGGACGAAAAATTATTGATGGCACCAAGACAGGCCGATGGGAGTTTGCCCGATATTGATTTTTTAAAATTAGCTCCATCGAGTGATTTAATTGATGCCGGAGTTACTATTGGTTTTCCATTTAAAGGGAAAGCCCCTGATTTAGGTTGTTTTGAACAAAAATAA
- a CDS encoding glycoside hydrolase family 88/105 protein, whose protein sequence is MKKLVFIFTSFLLYNSASVAQQTLDKKAVLAQMELANKYFMDKWPDTGKTIITNKERPSNIWTRGVYYEGLMALHEIYPKEVYYKYAYDWAESHKWGFNGGNTTRNADNYCAAQTYIDLYNLEPDAKKLKNTKANINMLLNTPQNDDWSWIDAIQMGMPVFAKMGVLEKDNRYYEKMYEMYMYSRNNHGDNGLYNPKDGLWWRDADFDPPYKEPNGEDCYWSRGNGWVIGALAKVLTIIPEDAPHREQYVKDLKAMAKALVPIQRADGFWNASLHDPNNYGEKEASGTALFVYGIAYGINNGILDKKTYLPVVEKAWKALTTESLHKNGFLGYLQSTGKEPKDGMPLSYDKIPDFEDYGLGCFLLAGSEIYKMK, encoded by the coding sequence ATGAAGAAATTGGTTTTCATCTTTACATCCTTTTTGTTATACAATTCGGCTTCGGTTGCTCAGCAAACTTTAGATAAAAAAGCAGTTTTGGCACAGATGGAATTGGCTAATAAATATTTTATGGACAAATGGCCTGATACAGGTAAAACCATCATTACAAATAAAGAGCGTCCAAGTAATATTTGGACTCGTGGGGTTTATTATGAAGGATTAATGGCTTTGCACGAAATCTATCCTAAAGAGGTATATTATAAATATGCTTACGATTGGGCCGAATCACACAAATGGGGATTTAACGGAGGTAACACCACTCGTAATGCCGATAATTATTGTGCTGCTCAAACTTATATTGATTTGTACAATTTAGAACCGGATGCTAAGAAGTTGAAAAATACCAAGGCAAATATCAATATGTTGTTGAATACACCTCAAAATGACGATTGGTCCTGGATTGATGCTATCCAAATGGGGATGCCGGTTTTTGCAAAAATGGGTGTTTTGGAAAAAGACAATCGTTATTATGAGAAAATGTATGAAATGTACATGTATTCCAGAAATAATCATGGAGACAACGGATTGTATAACCCAAAAGACGGATTATGGTGGCGTGATGCCGATTTTGATCCTCCTTACAAAGAACCAAATGGAGAAGATTGTTACTGGAGTCGTGGAAACGGGTGGGTAATTGGCGCATTAGCAAAAGTATTGACAATTATTCCAGAGGATGCACCACACAGAGAGCAATATGTAAAAGATTTAAAAGCGATGGCTAAAGCCTTAGTGCCTATTCAAAGAGCCGATGGTTTCTGGAATGCAAGTTTGCATGATCCAAATAATTATGGAGAAAAAGAAGCTTCGGGAACGGCGTTGTTTGTTTACGGAATTGCGTACGGAATTAACAATGGAATTTTAGATAAGAAAACCTATTTACCTGTAGTTGAAAAAGCCTGGAAAGCATTAACAACCGAAAGTTTACATAAAAATGGATTCTTAGGATATTTACAATCTACAGGAAAAGAACCAAAAGATGGTATGCCATTAAGCTATGATAAAATTCCTGATTTTGAAGATTATGGATTAGGTTGCTTCCTGTTAGCGGGTTCTGAAATTTATAAAATGAAGTAA
- a CDS encoding glycoside hydrolase family 28 protein, which translates to MKLQTTIFLTLLAAIVFACSTKKQLDNPTATINIPTENEVGVKMLSAEIAPVKAPFKTIQFTKPTFPSEKVTLTLSTTEINTATIQKAIDQLSIKGGGTIVVPNGKWLTGRIQLKDNINFHLDNEAQLVFSGEIKDFLPVVFTRIEGIEVMSLGACIYANGATNIAVTGKGKLTGPQKGSIRNRILTKDVIDNVINPNTPVAERIIDGKKQDWIFPPMFISPINCKKVYIEGVSLENSAFWNIVPVYCDNVIIRGVTVNSVNTPRGDGIDIESSKNVLIEYCNLSTGDDCFTMKAGRGEDGIRVNKSTENVVVRYCLALQGHGGITCGSETAGMIRNLYVHDCVFKNSGVGILFKTRRSRGGGGENLTYERIRMNLDLTAIKWDMLGASGSVGDLADRLPARAINKLTPKYRNIVIKDIIVENCSTFIKVFGIPESPVTNLTIKNAKVNCQELFNAHDLRDATFKNLSITTKDSTLFLLDSRNIVFNQIDFKTPKAAKLDIKGELSDSIIVRSSSNTQNTKWFKKN; encoded by the coding sequence ATGAAATTACAAACAACAATATTCCTGACATTATTAGCAGCAATAGTATTTGCTTGTAGCACTAAAAAACAACTCGACAATCCAACTGCAACCATAAACATTCCAACAGAAAACGAAGTGGGTGTCAAAATGCTTTCGGCAGAAATTGCGCCTGTAAAAGCTCCTTTTAAAACCATACAATTTACAAAACCAACTTTCCCATCAGAAAAAGTTACACTAACACTTTCTACAACTGAAATAAATACTGCTACAATTCAAAAAGCAATTGATCAATTAAGTATTAAAGGCGGAGGAACAATTGTTGTCCCAAATGGAAAATGGCTCACCGGAAGAATTCAACTGAAAGACAATATTAATTTTCATTTAGACAATGAAGCTCAGTTAGTTTTTAGTGGCGAAATAAAAGATTTCCTTCCTGTAGTTTTTACCCGAATTGAAGGAATTGAAGTCATGTCACTCGGCGCTTGTATTTATGCCAATGGAGCCACAAATATTGCCGTAACTGGAAAAGGAAAATTAACAGGCCCTCAAAAAGGTTCTATTCGCAACCGAATTTTAACAAAAGATGTAATCGACAATGTTATTAATCCTAATACTCCTGTAGCCGAACGTATTATTGACGGAAAGAAACAAGACTGGATTTTTCCACCAATGTTTATTTCGCCTATCAATTGTAAAAAGGTTTATATCGAAGGTGTTTCTCTGGAAAATTCTGCTTTTTGGAATATTGTTCCTGTTTACTGTGACAATGTAATTATTCGTGGTGTAACCGTAAATTCAGTAAATACTCCTCGTGGTGATGGAATTGACATTGAATCCAGCAAAAATGTATTAATCGAATATTGTAATCTAAGCACTGGCGACGACTGTTTTACCATGAAAGCAGGTCGCGGTGAAGATGGTATTAGAGTAAATAAATCCACCGAAAATGTAGTGGTGCGTTATTGTCTTGCCTTGCAAGGACATGGCGGAATTACCTGCGGAAGTGAAACAGCGGGAATGATTAGAAATCTATATGTTCACGATTGTGTATTTAAAAATTCGGGAGTTGGTATTTTATTCAAAACCCGAAGATCACGTGGTGGTGGTGGTGAAAACCTAACTTACGAACGCATTCGAATGAATCTTGACCTAACAGCCATCAAATGGGATATGTTAGGCGCTTCAGGCAGTGTTGGTGATCTCGCCGATCGTTTACCGGCAAGAGCAATTAATAAACTTACTCCAAAATACCGTAATATCGTTATTAAAGATATTATTGTCGAAAACTGCTCCACTTTTATAAAGGTTTTTGGCATTCCTGAATCGCCAGTAACCAATTTGACTATTAAAAATGCTAAAGTAAATTGTCAAGAATTATTTAATGCTCACGACCTTCGAGATGCCACTTTTAAGAACCTATCAATTACAACAAAAGATTCAACATTGTTTTTATTAGATTCTAGAAATATTGTTTTTAACCAAATTGATTTTAAAACACCTAAAGCAGCAAAACTCGATATCAAAGGAGAACTTTCTGATTCGATTATTGTTCGTTCTAGCTCAAATACGCAGAATACAAAATGGTTTAAAAAAAATTAA
- a CDS encoding glycosyl hydrolase — MKKKLNYIPFFAGILFSLNAVAQTNPWPETKNVNKPWARWWWMGSAVDKPNLKSSLVDFQKVGIGGVEITPIYGVKGVENNFIDYLSPKYMEMLGYTVKIADSLGLQVDMVLGTGWPYGGSQVTLPHAATKLVVEKYEVKKNEQFNKEIKVDPTKEKVPAQLLAVSAYGTDGSYLDLTSQLKGNQLNWKAKKTDYTLYAVFAGKTGQQVKRVAPGGKGYTLDHYSEEALNAYVVPFDKALAGFEGKLRAIFNDSYEVYGTDFTPQFLQEFEKLRGYDLKKYLPQLLSKEDSEIGNRVKSDYRETISDLLLHKFDLPWTNWANAKQFKTKLQAHGSPGNLIDLYASADIPECETFGSMPYDIPGFRREKEDIREGDADPVMLKFSSSAAHIAGKPLTSSETFTWLRDHFKTALSQCKPEAEDLLLNGINHIFLHGSTYSPKEAAWPGWKFYASVNFNATNSIWEDAPGLFNYIANCQSMLQAGKPDNETLLYYPVYDTWGKNLEGNLFFQFKIHSLKEWLHGTSFYDTTKKLMGNGYGVDFISDSFIAQAKVENGILVLPGGSYKSLVVPNCDKMPLATLEKLIELKKAGASIIFEGLPESVPGLKDYEAQNTKLTSLLSDNKSIVTPVIDLFQALQQANIQSEDLVKTGLKFIRRDLDGEKIYYLVNHTPKTIEGFIPLAVANKEVLILDPLNRNVGNAIVKKEGQITLVKLGIESGKSFILKTENTASEKPWKYYEAAAEPIALKGDWKLTFEKGGQALPAPAKVSTLESWTKISPETEAFSGTALYTLQFDAPKVAADNWQLNLGDVRESAKVWLNGEYIGDTWSVPFTINLGKLKKGKNELKVQVTNLSANRVIDMEKKGKEWKIFYEINMVDKDYNKFDATKWAPMPSGLLGPVTITPLKN; from the coding sequence ATGAAAAAGAAACTCAATTACATTCCGTTTTTTGCCGGGATTCTATTTTCTTTAAATGCTGTGGCTCAAACAAATCCTTGGCCAGAAACTAAAAACGTCAACAAACCATGGGCTCGTTGGTGGTGGATGGGAAGTGCAGTAGATAAACCTAATTTGAAATCCAGTTTGGTTGATTTTCAAAAAGTGGGAATTGGAGGAGTTGAAATCACTCCTATTTATGGAGTAAAAGGTGTGGAGAATAATTTTATCGATTATTTGTCTCCAAAATATATGGAAATGCTGGGCTACACGGTAAAAATTGCTGATAGTTTAGGATTGCAGGTCGATATGGTTCTTGGGACGGGTTGGCCTTACGGAGGTTCTCAGGTCACGCTTCCACATGCAGCTACAAAATTAGTAGTTGAGAAATATGAGGTTAAGAAAAACGAACAATTCAATAAAGAAATAAAAGTAGATCCAACAAAGGAAAAAGTACCAGCCCAATTATTGGCGGTTTCGGCTTATGGTACTGACGGTTCTTATCTTGATTTGACAAGCCAATTAAAAGGAAATCAGTTAAATTGGAAAGCTAAAAAAACAGATTATACGCTGTATGCTGTTTTTGCCGGAAAAACAGGTCAGCAGGTAAAACGTGTTGCACCCGGAGGAAAAGGCTATACTTTAGATCATTATTCAGAAGAAGCGTTGAATGCTTATGTAGTTCCTTTTGATAAGGCATTAGCAGGGTTTGAAGGGAAATTGAGAGCTATTTTTAATGATAGTTATGAAGTATATGGTACCGATTTTACGCCTCAATTTTTGCAAGAATTTGAGAAGCTTAGAGGTTATGATTTGAAGAAATATTTGCCTCAGTTGTTGAGTAAAGAAGATTCTGAAATTGGAAACAGAGTAAAAAGTGATTATCGTGAAACCATTTCGGATTTATTGTTGCATAAATTTGATTTGCCTTGGACGAATTGGGCAAATGCTAAACAGTTTAAAACTAAATTACAGGCGCATGGTTCGCCGGGTAATTTAATTGATTTATATGCATCGGCAGATATTCCGGAGTGTGAAACCTTTGGTTCTATGCCGTATGATATTCCGGGATTCAGACGTGAAAAGGAAGATATTAGAGAAGGTGATGCCGATCCTGTAATGTTGAAGTTTTCTTCTTCGGCGGCACATATTGCCGGAAAACCATTGACTTCTTCGGAAACTTTTACCTGGTTAAGAGATCACTTTAAAACGGCTTTGTCACAATGTAAGCCGGAAGCCGAGGATTTATTACTGAACGGAATCAATCATATCTTTCTTCATGGTTCCACTTATTCGCCTAAAGAAGCAGCCTGGCCAGGATGGAAATTTTATGCTTCAGTAAATTTTAATGCTACGAATTCTATTTGGGAAGATGCTCCGGGATTGTTCAATTATATTGCTAATTGCCAATCGATGTTGCAGGCTGGAAAACCAGATAATGAAACCTTGTTGTATTATCCAGTTTATGATACTTGGGGAAAAAATTTAGAAGGGAATTTATTTTTCCAGTTCAAGATTCATTCTTTAAAAGAATGGTTGCACGGAACATCATTTTATGATACGACTAAAAAATTAATGGGGAATGGATATGGAGTTGATTTTATTTCGGATAGTTTTATTGCTCAGGCCAAAGTTGAAAACGGAATACTTGTATTGCCTGGAGGTAGTTATAAATCATTAGTAGTACCAAATTGTGATAAAATGCCATTGGCAACTTTAGAAAAATTAATCGAATTGAAAAAAGCGGGTGCTTCGATTATTTTTGAAGGATTGCCGGAATCAGTTCCGGGATTGAAAGATTATGAAGCTCAAAATACAAAGTTAACTTCATTACTTTCAGATAATAAATCGATTGTGACTCCGGTTATCGATTTGTTTCAGGCATTACAACAAGCTAATATTCAATCGGAAGATTTGGTTAAAACAGGTTTGAAATTCATCAGAAGAGATTTAGATGGAGAAAAAATCTATTATTTAGTGAATCATACGCCTAAAACAATTGAAGGATTTATTCCTTTGGCTGTAGCCAATAAAGAAGTGTTGATTTTAGATCCATTGAATAGAAATGTTGGTAATGCGATTGTTAAAAAGGAAGGACAAATTACTTTGGTAAAATTGGGCATCGAATCAGGAAAATCATTTATTCTGAAAACAGAAAATACAGCTTCTGAAAAACCTTGGAAATATTACGAAGCCGCAGCTGAGCCAATTGCTTTGAAAGGAGATTGGAAATTGACTTTTGAAAAAGGTGGGCAAGCTTTACCCGCTCCTGCAAAAGTAAGTACTTTAGAATCATGGACTAAAATTAGCCCAGAAACTGAAGCTTTCTCAGGAACAGCATTATATACTTTACAATTTGATGCTCCAAAAGTAGCTGCCGATAACTGGCAATTAAATTTAGGTGATGTGAGAGAAAGTGCTAAAGTTTGGTTGAATGGAGAATATATCGGTGATACCTGGTCAGTGCCATTTACTATCAATTTAGGGAAATTGAAGAAAGGCAAAAACGAATTGAAAGTTCAGGTTACTAATCTTTCTGCGAATAGAGTGATTGATATGGAAAAGAAAGGAAAAGAATGGAAAATTTTCTACGAAATCAATATGGTAGATAAAGATTATAACAAATTTGATGCGACTAAATGGGCTCCAATGCCTTCTGGGTTATTAGGGCCAGTTACCATAACTCCTTTAAAGAATTAG